The following coding sequences lie in one Nitrospinota bacterium genomic window:
- the rplS gene encoding 50S ribosomal protein L19 — protein sequence MDKLEMLEKEQMRMDLPKFNPGDTVKVFFKILEGDKERVQSFEGIVISVSGGHNRKNFTVRKVSYGVGVERKFPLHSPRIEKIEITREGRVRRAKLYYLRKRVGKSARVKAEEKFQ from the coding sequence ATGGATAAATTAGAAATGCTAGAAAAAGAACAGATGAGAATGGATTTGCCAAAATTTAATCCCGGAGATACTGTTAAAGTCTTCTTTAAGATTTTAGAGGGAGACAAAGAGAGAGTACAGTCATTCGAAGGTATTGTTATTTCAGTAAGTGGTGGACATAACAGGAAGAACTTTACGGTAAGGAAGGTTTCCTATGGTGTAGGTGTAGAGAGAAAATTTCCTTTACATTCCCCGAGAATTGAAAAGATTGAGATTACAAGAGAAGGTCGAGTAAGAAGGGCGAAGTTGTATTATTTAAGAAAGAGGGTTGGCAAGTCAGCAAGAGTTAAGGCAGAGGAAAAATTTCAATAA